The following coding sequences lie in one Cannabis sativa cultivar Pink pepper isolate KNU-18-1 chromosome 5, ASM2916894v1, whole genome shotgun sequence genomic window:
- the LOC115715610 gene encoding glucan endo-1,3-beta-glucosidase 11: protein MRIKKMDLHHKLSFIISTILIFIPLPANSLGVNYGQIANNLPSPNDVVPLVKSLGATKIKLYDADSRVLKAFANSGIEIMVGLGNEYLTKVQDPNFAKDWVKSNVQCYLPATKITAIFVGNEVLTFNDSSLTNNLLPAMESVHSAVTDLNLDKQVTVTTTHSLAVLESSYPPSAGIFRKDLIPVITPILNFHVKINSPFLINAYPYFAYKGDPKQIPLEFVLFQSNQGIVDPDTNLHYDNMLFAQIDAVYSALTAVGYKKLSVHISETGWPSKGDEDEAGATPENAKKYNGNLLKIISQKKGTPMRPSCDLNIYVFALFNENMKPGPTSERNYGLFKPDGTPVYSLGITKSSSTSSSSGNSSGSGSGGYSPISSGYFPSSSNSSSAGYLSISSAPLPDKERLILVKMMMVTLLMFFIGLL from the exons ATGAGAATTAAAAAAATGGATCTTCATCACAAACTCAGCTTCATAATCTCAACAA TTCTCATCTTTATCCCATTACCGGCAAATTCACTGGGAGTAAACTACGGCCAAATCGCAAACAACCTCCCATCCCCAAACGACGTCGTTCCACTGGTCAAATCCCTCGGAGCAACCAAAATCAAACTCTACGACGCAGATTCAAGAGTCCTTAAAGCTTTCGCAAACTCAGGAATCGAAATCATGGTCGGATTAGGCAATGAGTACTTAACAAAAGTTCAAGATCCAAACTTTGCTAAAGATTGGGTCAAATCAAATGTCCAATGTTATCTTCCGGCCACTAAAATCACAGCCATTTTTGTCGGTAATGAAGTTCTCACCTTTAACGATTCTTCACTCACAAACAACTTACTTCCGGCAATGGAGAGTGTTCACTCAGCTGTTACAGATCTAAACCTCGATAAACAAGTAACAGTCACAACAACTCATTCCTTAGCCGTATTAGAATCCTCGTACCCACCATCCGCCGGAATATTCCGTAAAGATCTTATTCCGGTCATTACTCCGATCTTAAACTTTCATGTTAAAATAAATTCGCCATTTTTAATCAATGCTTACCCGTATTTCGCTTACAAAGGTGACCCAAAACAAATCCCATTAGAATTCGTTCTTTTCCAATCGAATCAGGGGATTGTTGATCCTGATACCAATCTTCATTACGATAACATGTTGTTTGCTCAGATCGATGCAGTTTACTCTGCTCTAACGGCTGTTGGGTATAAGAAATTGTCCGTACATATTTCTGAAACGGGTTGGCCTTCTAAAGGTGATGAAGATGAAGCCGGAGCTACGCCGGAAAATGCTAAAAAGTATAATGGGAATCTTTTGAAGATTATTAGTCAGAAAAAAGGAACTCCCATGAGACCAAGTTGTGATCttaatatttatgtttttgCTTTGTTTAATGAGAATATGAAACCTGGTCCGACTTCGGAGAGGAATTATGGACTGTTTAAACCTGATGGGACTCCCGTTTATTCACTTGGGATTACTAAGAGTAGTAgtacttcttcttcctcgggaAATAGCTCCGGTTCTGGTTCCGGTGGGTACTCTCCGATTAGCTCTGGTTATTTTCCGTCGAGTTCCAACTCTTCTAGTGCTGGGTATTTGTCCATTTCCTCTGCTCCGCTTCCG GACAAAGAGAGGTTGATTTTGGTGAAGATGATGATGGTGACTTTGTTGATGTTTTTCATTGGTTTACTTTGA